In Brassica rapa cultivar Chiifu-401-42 chromosome A06, CAAS_Brap_v3.01, whole genome shotgun sequence, a single window of DNA contains:
- the LOC103871351 gene encoding myosin-3, with protein sequence MSQKVKPSVQSLKSMPADYRFLDSPPLEDSSGSSVSVTIPPNGHLKNGFKGTGDSVGGVDNGNEDSPYSVSNGEVSSLVDGDLIVPLPQSTDRRWSDTSVYARKKVLQFWVQLPSGNWELGKVLSTSGEESVVKLPEGNVLKVISETLVPANPDILDGVDDLMQLSYLNEPAVLYNLEYRYNQDMIYTKAGPVLVAVNPFKEVPLYGNSNIEAYRKRSNESPHVYAIADTAIREMIRDEVNQSIIISGESGAGKTETAKIAMQYLAALGGGSGIEYEILKTNPILEAFGNAKTLRNDNSSRFGKLIEIHFSETGKISGAKVQTFLLEKSRVVQCAEGERSYHIFYQLCAGASPTLREKLNLTSAEEYKYLQQSNCYSINGVDDAERFQAVTEALDIVHVSKEDQESVFAMLAAVLWLGNVSFTVIDNENHVEPEEDESLSTVAKLIGCNINELKLALSNRNMKVRNDTIIQKLTLSQAIDARDALAKSIYACLFDWLVEQINKSLAVGKRRTGRSISILDIYGFESFDKNSFEQFCINYANERLQQHFNRHLFKLEQEEYIQDGIDWTRVDFEDNQNCLSLFEKKPLGLLSLLDEESTFPNGTDLTLANKLKEHLSANSCFRGDRGKAFTVSHYAGEVTYETTGFLEKNRDLLHSDSIKLLSSCSCHLPQAFASSMLIHSEKPVVGPLYKAGGADSQRLSVATKFKDQLFQLMQRLGNTTPHFIRCIKPNNVQSPGLYEQGLVLQQLRCCGVLEVVRISRSGFPTRMSHQKFARRYGFLLLESIAAKDPLSVSVAILHQFNILPEMYQVGYTKLFFRTGQIGVLEDTRNRTLHGILRLQSCFRGHQARSRLREHKRRVTVLQSFVRGEKVRKEYTELLRRHRASAAIQSHVKRRIAKRQYKATVDASVVIQSAIRGELVRRCAGDIGWLKSGGTKRNESDEVLVKASVLSELQRRVLKSEAALREKEEENDILRQRLQQYDNRWSEYETKMKSMEEIWQKQMRSLQSSLSIAKKSLEVEDSARNSDASVNASDATELSGSGGDFRTHGRTRSVGVGLSVISRLAEEFGQRAQVFGDDTKFLMEVKSGQVEANLDPERELRRLKQMFDTWKKDYGGRLRETKLILGKLGSEGGGGSAERVKMKWWGRLKSTRF encoded by the exons ATGTCCCAGAAGGTTAAGCCATCTGTTCAGTCACTTAAATCGATGCCGGCGGATTATAGATTCCTTGATTCACCACCCCTTGAGGACTCCTCTGGATCAAGTGTTTCTGTGACCATTCCACCAAATGGTCACTTGAAGAATGGGTTCAAGGGAACTGGAGATTCTGTTGGGGGAGTGGATAATGGTAATGAGGATTCACCGTACAGCGTTTCAAATGGGGAGGTGTCTTCACTTGTTGATGGAGATCTTATCGTGCCCTTGCCTCAGAGTACGGACCGCAGGTGGAGCGACACAAGCGTATATGCTCGGAAGAAG GTATTGCAATTTTGGGTCCAACTTCCAAGTGGTAACTGGGAGCTGGGGAAGGTGTTGTCAACTTCAGGAGAAGAGTCTGTTGTTAAACTACCTGAGGGAAAT GTGTTAAAAGTCATATCAGAGACACTAGTACCTGCAAATCCTGATATACTTGATGGAGTAGATGATCTCATGCAACTAAGTTACTTAAATGAACCAGCAGTGTTGTACAACCTTGAGTATAGGTACAACCAAGACATGATCTAt ACCAAAGCAGGCCCGGTTCTAGTGGCTGTGAATCCATTCAAAGAGGTTCCTTTGTATGGAAATAGCAACATCGAAGCATACAGGAAAAGATCAAATGAGAGCCCTCATGTCTACGCTATTGCAGATACAGCAATCCGTGAAATGATAAGAG ATGAAGTTAACCAATCCATCATTATAAG TGGAGAGAGTGGAGCAGGGAAAACTGAGACAGCAAAGATAGCAATGCAATACTTGGCTGCTCTTGGAGGTGGAAGTGGGATCGAGTATGAGATATTAAAGACTAATCCCATCTTGGAAGCATTTGGAAATGCAAAAACATTGAGAAACGATAATTCTAGTCGTTTT GGGAAGCTGATAGAGATTCATTTTAGTGAAACAGGAAAGATTTCTGGTGCTAAAGTCCAAACAT ttttgctagAAAAG TCTAGAGTGGTTCAATGTGCGGAAGGAGAAAGgtcatatcatatattttaccAGCTTTGTGCTGGGGCTTCACCTACTCTTAGAG AGAAGCTAAATTTGACAAGCGCAGAAGAGTATAAATATTTGCAACAAAGCAATTGTTATTCAATTAACGGAGTTGATGACGCTGAACGTTTTCAAGCTGTCACG GAAGCTCTAGACATTGTGCACGTTAGTAAAGAAGATCAAGAAAGCGTATTTGCAATGCTTGCAGCAGTACTATGGCTAGGGAATGTTTCTTTCACCGTTATTGACAATGAAAACCACGTTGAACCTGAGGAAGATGAAA gTTTGTCAACTGTTGCTAAATTGATTGGGTGCAACATCAATGAGCTAAAGCTAGCTCTATCGAATCGTAATATGAAAGTTAGAAATGACACAATTATACAGAAGCTAACACTATCGCAG GCCATTGACGCAAGAGATGCTTTAGCAAAGTCAATATATGCCTGCCTATTTGACTGGCTGGTTGAACAGATAAACAAATCTCTTGCGGTGGGAAAAAGGAGGACTGGCAGATCCATCAGCATTCTGGATATCTATGGCTTTGAATCATTTGAT AAGAACAGTTTTGAACAGTTCTGTATAAATTATGCAAATGAGAGATTGCAGCAACACTTTAATCGTCATCTATTCAAGCTGGAGCAGGAG GAATATATACAGGATGGCATTGACTGGACAAGGGTTGATTTTGAGGACAACCAAAATTGTCTCAGTCTCTTTGAAAAG AAACCATTAGGTCTGCTCTCGCTTCTTGATGAGGAATCAACATTTCCGAATGGCACAGATCTGACACTTGCCAACAAGCTTAAGGAACACCTAAGTGCTAATTCCTGTTTTAGAGGAGATCGAGGGAAGGCTTTTACGGTTTCTCATTATGCTGGAGAG GTTACATATGAGACGACTGGATTTCTAGAGAAGAACCGGGATTTGCTGCATTCAGATTCTATTAAGCTTTTGTCATCTTGCTCTTGCCACCTTCCACAAGCCTTCGCTTCTAGCATGCTCATTCATTCTGAAAAGCCTGTTGTTGGTCCTTTATACAAAGCAGGTGGAGCTGACTCCCAGCGACTGAGTGTAGCAACTAAATTTAAG GATCAACTTTTCCAATTGATGCAACGTCTAGGGAACACGACACCACATTTCATTCGCTGCATAAAGCCAAACAATGTTCAGTCTCCGGGGTTGTATGAGCAAGGTCTTGTCTTACAGCAGCTAAGATGTTGTGGGGTTCTAGAGGTGGTTAGAATCTCCCGGTCTGGATTTCCTACCAGAATGTCTCATCAGAAATTTGCTAGAAG GTATGGTTTCCTTCTGCTGGAGAGCATTGCAGCAAAAGATCCTCTTAGTGTTTCTGTTGCAATTCTTCATCAGTTCAACATCTTGCCAGAGATGTATCAAGTCGGCTACACAAAACTGTTTTTCAGAACTGGCCAG ATTGGGGTTCTTGAAGATACAAGGAACCGCACTCTTCATGGGATCTTACGTCTCCAAAGCTGTTTTAGAGGGCACCAAGCACGGAGTCGTCTAAGAGAGCATAAAAGAAGAGTTACTGTTCTTCAGTCAT TTGTTCGTGGAGAAAAGGTAAGAAAGGAATACACAGAGTTACTTCGGAGGCATAGAGCTTCTGCTGCTATACAAAGCCATGTTAAGAGAAGGATTGCTAAGAGACAGTATAAAGCTACAGTTGATGCATCTGTTGTAATACAGTCAG CAATTCGTGGCGAGCTGGTTAGAAGATGTGCTGGGGATATTGGTTGGCTAAAATCTGGAGGCACCAAG AGAAATGAGTCAGACGAGGTGCTGGTGAAGGCATCAGTACTCTCCGAACTTCAGCGCAGGGTTCTGAAAAGCGAAGCTGCACTTCGTGAGAAAGAAGAGGAGAACGACATTCTCCGACAAAGACTCCAGCAGTACGACAACAGGTGGTCCGAATACGAAACCAAGATGAAATCAATGGAAGAGATTTGGCAAAAGCAAATGAGATCATTGCAGTCAAGCCTTTCCATTGCCAAGAAAAGCCTAGAGGTTGAGGACTCGGCTAGAAACTCTGATGCGTCGGTGAACGCAAGCGACGCAACGGAGTTATCAGGAAGTGGCGGTGATTTCAGGACTCATGGGAGGACAAGAAGCGTAGGTGTGGGGTTAAGCGTGATAAGCCGGTTAGCAGAAGAGTTCGGACAGAGAGCTCAGGTGTTTGGTGATGACACAAAGTTCTTGATGGAAGTGAAGTCTGGTCAGGTGGAGGCGAACTTGGATCCGGAGAGGGAGCTAAGAAGGTTGAAACAGATGTTTGACACGTGGAAGAAGGATTATGGAGGGAGACTAAGGGAAACGAAACTGATACTTGGCAAGCTTGGGAGTGAAGGAGGTGGTGGTTCAGCGGAGAGAGTGAAGATGAAGTGgtgggggaggttgaagagtaCCAGGTTTTAA